From a single Kingella potus genomic region:
- a CDS encoding histidine kinase dimerization/phospho-acceptor domain-containing protein, with the protein MSKYFKNISLRLFFILLGISTLLTAHAWLNQSPHIQYHIAATLILLISLAYWLARSINRIRHYAEAMAANHPAPQPQFGDSYLYRLVHAITQLRHELNHRQHIENYILGLTHELKTPLTAQAAALELLQDSPLTPEQHQLVARIIRNTQNQQQLIAKLLELARLENSDHLSTTQATPLAPLCQQILQDNQPIAQAKQLALQLNTTSNPVLQGDPMLLRQAINNLLANALDFATPHTTIHISLSPNALHIDNQGDPIPDYALAKIPQRFYSLPRANGRRSSGLGLNFVAEIMRLHGGKLVLQNQANGVRASLIFAPASKP; encoded by the coding sequence ATGAGCAAATATTTCAAAAACATCAGCCTGCGCCTATTTTTCATCCTACTGGGCATCAGCACCCTGCTTACCGCCCACGCATGGCTCAACCAAAGCCCGCACATCCAATACCACATCGCCGCCACCCTTATCCTACTCATCAGCCTAGCCTACTGGCTCGCCCGCAGCATCAACCGCATCCGCCACTACGCCGAAGCCATGGCAGCCAACCACCCCGCCCCCCAGCCCCAATTTGGCGACAGCTATCTCTACCGACTCGTCCACGCCATCACCCAACTACGCCACGAACTCAACCACCGCCAACACATAGAAAACTACATTCTCGGGCTCACCCACGAACTCAAAACCCCGCTCACCGCCCAAGCCGCCGCCCTAGAACTGCTGCAAGACAGCCCACTCACCCCCGAGCAACACCAACTAGTCGCCCGCATCATCCGCAACACCCAAAACCAACAACAACTCATCGCCAAATTATTAGAACTCGCCCGACTGGAAAACAGCGACCACCTAAGCACCACCCAAGCCACCCCCCTCGCCCCCCTTTGCCAACAAATTCTCCAAGACAACCAACCCATCGCCCAAGCCAAACAGCTCGCCCTGCAACTCAACACAACATCCAACCCCGTCCTGCAAGGCGACCCCATGCTCCTGCGCCAAGCCATCAACAACCTACTCGCCAACGCCCTAGATTTCGCCACCCCGCACACCACCATCCACATCAGCCTAAGCCCCAACGCCCTGCACATCGACAACCAAGGCGACCCAATCCCCGACTACGCCCTAGCCAAAATCCCCCAACGCTTCTACTCCCTGCCACGCGCCAACGGCAGGCGCAGCAGCGGATTAGGGCTCAACTTCGTTGCCGAAATCATGCGCCTGCACGGCGGCAAACTCGTCTTGCAAAACCAAGCCAACGGCGTGCGCGCCAGCCTAATCTTTGCCCCAGCAAGCAAACCATAA
- a CDS encoding PepSY domain-containing protein, with amino-acid sequence MMKAPNIFKRNPKFIAAVLAAACAGSAFAGPSQTCPGAPAAPCEAYSADAAPAGKQAAFAQAKISAAQAVDYAAAKTKGQPVEVDFRYKHGRSYYKVEIADGTAQQEVFVDAATGSIIDSRPDYDSKPRRPVPNVAVSLKQAIAAAEAETGGKAKDAELKYKRGRPVYEVETVNGAQKHEVRVNAADGKIISSHLDL; translated from the coding sequence ATGATGAAAGCCCCAAACATTTTTAAGCGTAACCCAAAATTCATCGCCGCCGTCTTGGCCGCCGCCTGTGCGGGCTCGGCTTTCGCCGGCCCGTCCCAAACCTGCCCCGGCGCACCCGCCGCCCCCTGCGAGGCCTATAGCGCAGACGCTGCGCCTGCCGGCAAACAGGCCGCTTTCGCCCAGGCGAAAATCAGCGCGGCACAAGCGGTGGACTATGCCGCCGCCAAAACCAAAGGGCAGCCTGTGGAAGTGGATTTCCGCTACAAACACGGCCGCAGCTACTATAAGGTTGAGATTGCCGACGGCACGGCACAGCAGGAAGTGTTTGTCGATGCGGCCACAGGCAGCATCATCGACAGCCGCCCCGACTACGACAGCAAACCGCGCCGCCCCGTGCCGAATGTGGCCGTGTCGCTGAAACAGGCCATCGCCGCCGCCGAGGCGGAAACAGGCGGTAAAGCCAAAGATGCGGAACTGAAATACAAGCGCGGCCGGCCCGTGTACGAAGTGGAAACCGTAAACGGCGCACAGAAACACGAAGTGCGCGTCAATGCCGCCGACGGCAAAATCATTTCTTCCCATCTCGATCTCTAA
- a CDS encoding tyrosine-protein phosphatase: protein MSRKRALILAALLPLAAHAQNGAAASEPVYRWASPVKEDANLYQIDDKLYRSEQLTRADAPHIKHLGIKSVVNLRYFDRDDNHTELAGSGAELFNRPLLTWRITPKHIAQTLHLIEQRRQHGPVLIHCYHGADRTGLIAAMYRIVYQDWPIEEAKREMQQGPYGHHSIWRNLGKLFTEDKVRQVKEELAKLKAQQQ, encoded by the coding sequence ATGTCCCGCAAGAGAGCCCTCATCCTAGCCGCCCTTCTTCCCCTCGCCGCCCACGCGCAAAACGGCGCGGCCGCCTCCGAACCCGTTTACCGCTGGGCAAGCCCCGTGAAGGAAGATGCCAACCTCTACCAAATCGACGACAAACTCTACCGCAGCGAGCAGCTTACCCGCGCCGACGCGCCGCACATCAAGCATCTGGGCATCAAAAGCGTCGTCAACCTGCGCTATTTCGACCGCGACGACAACCACACCGAGCTGGCCGGCAGCGGAGCCGAGCTGTTCAACCGCCCCCTGCTGACCTGGCGCATCACGCCCAAGCACATCGCCCAAACCCTCCACCTCATCGAACAACGCCGCCAGCACGGCCCCGTCCTCATCCACTGCTACCACGGCGCAGACCGCACCGGCCTCATCGCCGCCATGTACCGAATCGTTTACCAAGACTGGCCGATAGAAGAAGCCAAACGCGAAATGCAGCAAGGCCCCTACGGCCACCACAGCATCTGGCGCAACCTCGGCAAACTCTTCACCGAAGACAAAGTGCGCCAAGTAAAAGAAGAGCTGGCAAAACTCAAAGCACAGCAGCAGTAA
- a CDS encoding deoxynucleoside kinase, producing the protein MDYRYIVVEGSIGSGKSELARRLAAYFDALYLTESPETNPFLELFYQNAANHGLAAELHFLLRRAKAIEIINAEEAKNGRVVADFLLEKDKIFVPVVLDDNENANEQTLFWETKHKIMPEMPVPDLVIYLQTGDTAAGKRPRTHGGGAPHLFPEGYLGRINEEYRRFFHLYDNAPLLIANNDEMDFTDNDDHFELLLRTISHMQGNRHYLNLKDI; encoded by the coding sequence ATGGATTACCGATACATCGTGGTCGAAGGATCGATCGGCAGCGGCAAATCCGAGCTGGCGCGGCGGCTGGCCGCATATTTTGACGCGCTGTATCTCACCGAAAGCCCCGAAACCAACCCCTTTTTGGAGCTTTTTTACCAAAACGCCGCCAACCACGGCCTCGCCGCCGAACTGCATTTCCTGCTGCGCCGTGCCAAAGCCATTGAAATCATCAACGCCGAAGAAGCCAAAAACGGCCGCGTCGTCGCCGATTTCCTGCTGGAAAAAGACAAAATTTTCGTTCCCGTCGTCCTCGACGACAACGAAAACGCCAACGAACAAACCCTGTTTTGGGAAACCAAGCACAAAATCATGCCCGAAATGCCCGTACCCGACCTGGTTATCTACCTGCAAACCGGCGACACGGCGGCAGGAAAACGCCCGCGCACACACGGCGGCGGCGCACCCCACCTCTTCCCCGAAGGCTACCTCGGCCGCATCAACGAAGAATACCGCCGCTTCTTCCACCTCTACGACAACGCCCCCCTGCTCATTGCCAACAACGACGAAATGGACTTCACCGACAACGACGACCACTTCGAGCTGCTGCTGCGCACCATCAGCCATATGCAGGGCAACCGCCACTACCTGAACCTGAAAGACATCTGA
- a CDS encoding inner membrane CreD family protein — protein MASKLWSILGLCVVFAVVLMLIHDLAVQRDYYDSSALLSSLDYQMIIRSMKYGMVLVIMVFSAFFLSEILQDWRIHPMQYLLVGSALSVFYLLLLSFAEHIGFVAAYVLGAVACIGLLWWYLRFVLKNSGGVYAMVGLLCLAYAMMFVLLRMQQYNLLVGSCLLFAVLFAVMYCTRHVDWYALGGGNQARKHEVKEMKRFREVDREY, from the coding sequence ATGGCTAGTAAGTTGTGGAGTATTTTGGGCTTGTGTGTGGTGTTTGCGGTTGTGTTGATGCTGATACATGATTTGGCGGTGCAGCGGGATTATTATGATTCGAGTGCGCTGTTGAGTTCGCTGGATTATCAGATGATTATCCGCAGTATGAAGTATGGGATGGTGTTGGTGATTATGGTGTTTAGTGCGTTTTTTTTGAGTGAGATTTTGCAGGATTGGCGCATTCATCCGATGCAGTATTTGTTGGTTGGCTCGGCGTTGTCTGTGTTTTATTTGTTGCTGTTGTCGTTTGCGGAGCATATTGGGTTTGTGGCGGCTTATGTGTTGGGCGCGGTGGCGTGTATCGGCTTGCTGTGGTGGTATTTGCGGTTTGTATTGAAAAACAGCGGCGGGGTTTATGCGATGGTGGGATTGCTGTGTTTGGCGTATGCGATGATGTTTGTTTTGTTGCGGATGCAGCAGTATAACTTGCTGGTGGGCTCTTGCTTGCTGTTTGCGGTGTTGTTTGCGGTGATGTATTGCACGCGCCATGTGGATTGGTATGCGCTGGGGGGTGGGAATCAGGCGCGTAAACATGAAGTGAAGGAAATGAAGCGGTTTCGGGAGGTTGATCGGGAATATTAA
- a CDS encoding site-2 protease family protein: MKFDPAQILLMIAPILLAITLSEAARAYAARYWGDNTAEKFGRLSLNPIVHIDILGTIIVPAILILTGAPFLFGWAKPVPVNSRNLRNIRLGIRSISAAGLLANLLMMYCWGLLLSLVPIVPASFREPLSGMAGYGISFNAILFVLNALPILPFDGGRFIDTFLPAKWSVQFQKTARYGTWVILILLITGILGYLILPLASVLSYTAYFIATLIGSLFLL, encoded by the coding sequence ATGAAGTTTGATCCCGCCCAAATCCTGCTAATGATCGCCCCCATACTGCTGGCCATCACCCTCTCCGAAGCCGCCCGCGCCTACGCCGCCCGCTACTGGGGCGACAACACCGCCGAAAAGTTCGGCCGCCTGAGCCTCAATCCCATCGTCCACATCGACATTTTGGGTACCATCATCGTCCCCGCCATCCTCATCCTGACTGGCGCACCCTTCCTCTTCGGCTGGGCCAAACCCGTCCCTGTCAACAGCCGCAACCTGCGCAACATCCGCCTCGGCATCCGCAGCATTTCCGCCGCCGGCCTGCTGGCCAATTTGCTGATGATGTACTGCTGGGGCCTGCTGCTCTCGCTCGTTCCCATCGTTCCCGCATCCTTCCGCGAACCCCTCTCCGGCATGGCCGGCTACGGCATCTCCTTCAACGCCATCCTGTTTGTCCTCAACGCCCTGCCCATCCTCCCCTTCGACGGCGGCCGCTTCATCGACACCTTCCTGCCCGCCAAATGGTCGGTACAGTTTCAAAAAACCGCCCGTTACGGCACATGGGTCATCCTCATCCTATTAATCACAGGCATCCTCGGATACCTCATCCTCCCCCTGGCCTCCGTCCTGTCATACACCGCCTACTTCATCGCCACCCTCATCGGCAGCCTGTTCCTGCTCTAA
- a CDS encoding response regulator, whose protein sequence is MPHILILEDEAEIAEIIAISLTRDHHTSQIAPTAQIASQHLAIERYDLLLLDVGLPDINGFDYLKILRSQHPSLPVIMLTAQDEETDRILGLELGADDYIGKPFSPRELNARIKALLRRSHNPNRPSENQNNPFSSHPQAQPQWQDDTQAHCIRHQGQALPLTLGEYRLLRTLIAHPQRVYTRAELLTAMYGSNHPSDPHTINSHIRALRQKLRNAQIDPNCIHTHHGIGYSFQ, encoded by the coding sequence ATGCCCCACATCCTCATCCTAGAAGACGAAGCCGAAATCGCCGAAATCATCGCCATCAGCCTCACGCGCGACCACCACACCAGCCAAATCGCCCCCACCGCCCAAATCGCCAGCCAACACCTAGCGATTGAACGCTACGACCTACTCCTGCTAGACGTAGGACTGCCCGACATCAACGGCTTTGACTACCTCAAAATCCTACGCAGCCAACACCCCAGCCTGCCCGTCATCATGCTCACCGCCCAAGACGAAGAAACCGACCGCATACTCGGGCTGGAACTGGGCGCAGACGACTACATCGGCAAACCATTCAGCCCACGCGAACTCAACGCCCGCATCAAAGCCCTGCTGCGCCGCAGCCACAACCCAAACAGGCCGTCTGAAAACCAAAACAACCCGTTTTCATCCCACCCCCAAGCCCAGCCGCAATGGCAAGACGACACCCAAGCCCACTGCATCCGCCACCAAGGGCAAGCCCTGCCGCTCACCTTGGGCGAATACCGCCTACTACGCACCCTAATCGCCCATCCCCAGCGCGTTTACACCCGAGCCGAACTGCTCACCGCCATGTATGGCAGCAACCACCCATCCGACCCCCACACCATCAACAGCCACATCCGTGCCCTACGCCAAAAACTCCGCAACGCCCAAATAGACCCCAACTGCATACACACCCACCACGGCATCGGATACAGCTTCCAATGA
- a CDS encoding L-threonylcarbamoyladenylate synthase — translation MAQFFAIHPDNPQDRLIRQAAAIIRGGGVAAYPTDSCYALGCRLGDKEAMERILRIRKIDLKHHLTLMCADLAELGTYAKIDNAQFRRLKAATPGSYTFILQATKEVPNRTLHPKRKTIGLRVPDNAVALALLRELGEPLLSCTLMLPEDDEPLSDPYEIRDRLEHSVDLVIDGGWCGTDPTTVVDMTDGIALVREGRGDKAVFGL, via the coding sequence ATGGCGCAGTTTTTCGCTATCCATCCCGACAATCCGCAAGACCGCCTGATCCGCCAGGCGGCCGCAATCATACGCGGCGGCGGCGTGGCCGCCTACCCCACCGATTCGTGCTACGCGCTGGGCTGCCGCTTGGGCGACAAGGAGGCGATGGAGCGGATTCTGCGCATCCGCAAAATCGATTTGAAGCACCATCTCACGCTGATGTGCGCCGATTTGGCCGAGCTGGGCACCTACGCCAAAATCGACAACGCGCAGTTCCGCCGGCTCAAAGCGGCCACGCCGGGCAGCTACACCTTTATTTTGCAGGCCACCAAAGAAGTGCCCAACCGCACGCTGCACCCGAAGCGCAAAACCATCGGCCTGCGTGTGCCCGACAACGCCGTCGCCCTCGCCCTGCTGCGCGAATTGGGCGAACCGCTGCTCTCGTGTACGCTGATGCTGCCGGAGGATGACGAGCCGCTGTCCGATCCTTATGAAATCCGCGACCGTCTGGAACATTCGGTGGATCTGGTCATCGACGGCGGCTGGTGCGGCACCGACCCGACCACGGTGGTGGATATGACCGACGGCATCGCGCTGGTGCGCGAAGGACGCGGCGACAAAGCCGTGTTCGGCCTGTAA
- a CDS encoding response regulator: protein MRILLIEDDPHIGDGIAAGLNKLGMAADWFSDGLEGLAAASAAPYDAAVLDLGLPNIDGMDILQRWRAGGIAIPVLILTARDALPDRLAGLNGGADDYLCKPFALEELAARLNVLVRRSRGRADSILQFGRLTLDTAAKTAALDGRVLDLTAREWRLLEMLVSKPAHIVSRAQIEDKLYGWDQEVDSNAVEVHIHNLRKKIGASAIKTKRGLGYMLGDAP from the coding sequence GTGCGCATACTTTTGATCGAAGACGACCCGCATATCGGCGACGGCATAGCCGCCGGTTTGAACAAGCTGGGCATGGCGGCCGACTGGTTTTCAGACGGCCTCGAAGGGCTGGCCGCCGCTTCCGCCGCTCCTTACGATGCCGCAGTCTTGGATTTGGGCCTGCCCAATATCGACGGCATGGACATTCTGCAACGCTGGCGCGCCGGCGGCATCGCCATACCCGTGCTGATTCTGACCGCCCGCGACGCGCTGCCCGACCGTCTGGCCGGCCTGAACGGCGGCGCGGACGATTATTTGTGCAAACCTTTTGCGCTGGAAGAACTCGCCGCGCGGCTGAACGTCTTGGTGCGGCGTAGCCGCGGGCGTGCCGACAGCATCCTGCAATTCGGGCGGCTCACGCTCGATACCGCCGCCAAAACCGCCGCGCTCGACGGCAGGGTTTTGGATTTGACCGCCCGCGAATGGCGGCTGCTCGAAATGCTGGTGTCCAAGCCGGCGCACATCGTCAGCCGCGCCCAAATCGAAGACAAACTCTACGGCTGGGATCAGGAAGTGGACAGCAACGCGGTGGAAGTGCACATCCACAACCTGCGCAAAAAAATCGGCGCATCGGCCATCAAAACCAAGCGCGGCTTGGGCTATATGCTGGGCGACGCGCCGTGA
- a CDS encoding CPBP family intramembrane glutamic endopeptidase: protein MFVRINKEAGQISDTAALYQSVIFAVAVCAVLSVFYHLYRSVRFANGCFLEAREMPLRHKAGWAAMYLALMLLVAQYGLPAMNALFGTPLETENQLALLHWKDNLPAAVFVADVVLVAPLMEEWLFRGVLIGMFGRLLEHPAGQAAAAAVSALLFAVMHGLGYAPLAVYGLMGLVLAAAYLHFRDIRYPIAIHMANNALALLAIYQAV, encoded by the coding sequence ATGTTTGTACGCATCAATAAAGAAGCCGGACAAATCAGCGACACCGCCGCACTCTATCAAAGCGTCATCTTCGCCGTTGCCGTTTGCGCCGTACTGTCCGTGTTCTACCACCTCTACCGCTCCGTACGCTTTGCCAACGGCTGCTTTCTCGAAGCACGCGAAATGCCGCTGCGGCACAAAGCCGGCTGGGCGGCCATGTATCTGGCCCTGATGCTGCTTGTCGCCCAATACGGCCTGCCCGCCATGAACGCCCTGTTCGGCACACCGCTTGAAACGGAAAACCAGCTCGCCCTGCTGCATTGGAAAGACAACCTTCCCGCTGCCGTATTCGTCGCCGATGTCGTACTTGTCGCCCCGCTGATGGAAGAATGGCTGTTTCGCGGCGTGCTGATCGGCATGTTCGGCCGCCTTCTCGAACACCCAGCAGGCCAAGCCGCAGCCGCAGCCGTATCCGCCCTGCTGTTTGCCGTGATGCACGGCCTGGGGTACGCACCGCTTGCCGTTTACGGCCTGATGGGGCTGGTACTCGCCGCTGCCTACCTGCATTTCCGCGACATCCGCTACCCCATCGCCATCCACATGGCCAACAACGCCCTTGCCCTGCTGGCGATTTACCAGGCCGTCTGA
- the panB gene encoding 3-methyl-2-oxobutanoate hydroxymethyltransferase, with amino-acid sequence MITVNTLKKMKAAGEKAVMLTAYEASFAALMEEAGVEILLVGDSLGMTVQGRASTLPVTLDEMCYHTAAVARGAKNAMIVADLPFGSYQESKEQAFASAARLMAAGAHMVKLEGGVWMAETTRFLQLRGIPVCAHIGLTPQSVHAFGGYKVQGKTDGGAALRADAQAHDEAGAAMILMECVPAALGKAVTQAVSAPTIGIGAGADCDGQVLVMHDMLGIFPGRTARFVRNFMEGQTSIQAAVAAYVQAVKNQTFPAAEHSF; translated from the coding sequence ATGATCACCGTAAACACACTCAAAAAAATGAAAGCCGCAGGCGAAAAAGCCGTCATGCTCACCGCCTACGAAGCCTCCTTCGCCGCCCTGATGGAAGAAGCCGGAGTCGAAATCCTCCTTGTCGGCGACTCGCTGGGCATGACCGTGCAGGGACGCGCCTCCACCCTGCCCGTTACCCTCGACGAAATGTGCTACCACACCGCCGCCGTCGCACGCGGTGCGAAAAACGCCATGATAGTTGCCGACCTCCCCTTCGGCTCCTATCAGGAAAGCAAAGAGCAGGCCTTCGCCTCCGCCGCCCGCCTGATGGCCGCCGGCGCACACATGGTCAAACTGGAAGGCGGCGTATGGATGGCCGAAACCACCCGCTTCCTGCAACTGCGCGGCATCCCCGTCTGCGCCCACATCGGCCTCACCCCCCAATCCGTCCACGCCTTCGGCGGCTACAAAGTACAGGGCAAAACCGACGGCGGCGCGGCACTGAGGGCCGACGCGCAGGCACACGACGAAGCCGGCGCGGCCATGATCCTGATGGAATGCGTCCCCGCCGCCCTCGGCAAAGCCGTAACCCAAGCCGTGTCCGCCCCCACCATCGGCATCGGCGCGGGCGCGGACTGCGACGGACAAGTTCTCGTCATGCACGATATGCTCGGCATCTTCCCCGGCCGCACCGCCCGCTTCGTCAGAAACTTCATGGAAGGCCAAACCAGCATACAGGCCGCCGTGGCCGCCTACGTCCAAGCCGTAAAAAACCAAACCTTCCCCGCCGCCGAACACAGCTTCTGA
- a CDS encoding ParA family protein — protein MVILTVVSTKGGTGKTTLTAALAAVLADMGFRVLMVDTDTQASLSKYYPLHRRAPNGTVELLLGKNDEASINQQRNGR, from the coding sequence ATGGTTATTTTGACAGTTGTCTCTACAAAAGGGGGAACGGGTAAAACAACGCTGACGGCGGCTCTGGCTGCGGTGCTGGCGGATATGGGGTTCAGGGTGCTGATGGTTGATACCGACACGCAGGCATCTTTGAGCAAATACTATCCGCTGCACCGCCGCGCGCCCAATGGCACAGTTGAACTGCTGCTGGGCAAAAACGACGAAGCGTCCATAAATCAGCAGCGGAACGGGCGGTAA
- a CDS encoding PepSY domain-containing protein codes for MKKFIFTILTAAAAAAATADDRIEQQVYSDPAFGQKREAAVKILEKRGYQIHQIEADDHWGKPVLEVEAYKNGREYEILLSYPDLKIIKERRDR; via the coding sequence ATGAAAAAATTCATCTTCACCATCCTGACCGCCGCCGCCGCCGCCGCCGCCACTGCCGACGACCGCATCGAACAGCAGGTTTACAGCGATCCGGCCTTCGGACAAAAACGGGAAGCCGCCGTCAAAATACTGGAAAAACGCGGCTACCAGATACACCAAATCGAAGCCGACGACCATTGGGGCAAACCCGTTTTGGAAGTGGAAGCCTATAAAAACGGCCGCGAATACGAGATCCTGCTGTCTTATCCCGATTTGAAAATCATCAAAGAACGGCGCGACCGCTGA